GACCAGGGCAGCCGCTTCATTGAGCCAGTCCTGGCGCAGGGCCGGGGTGCTGGTGACCATGGTTTCAAACATGCGGCGCCGCACGTCGGACACGCCGCACAGATCAAAAATGCAGTCTTTCCAGATACGCTCCAAGGGGTCGCCGAAAACGCGCGTTTCGCGCTCGGCAGCGGTATTGGAGGTGTTGAGGATGACGGCGGCCTTGGCGGCCAGCAGTCCTCGCGGCACACCCTCGCCGCCGTCGCCGTCAATAAACTCGTAGGCCACGCCCGGGCGCAGCACCCGGTCCACCCAGCCGGTCAGCACGGCCGGCGGCATCCCCCACCAGTTGGGGTGGACGATGACAAAGCCGTGGGCGGCGGCGGCCTCATCGCAGTGCCGGGCCAGGACGGGGTCCAGGCGCGCGTTGCGGCCAAGTTCCGCGGCCGGGAGCCTGGGATCGAAGCCTTCGCCGTAGAGGTCGTGGAAGCACACGGTGCAGCCAAGGCCGGCCAGGGCGTCGCAGGCGGCCCGGGCCAGGGCATGGTTGAAGCTCCCGGGGTCGGGATGAGCCAGGATGACGCTTATAGCCACGTCAGTCTCCTTGGGTTGCCGGCGAATCGCCGTCCGGGCGATATTCCAGGATGTCGCCGGGCTGACAGGCCAGAAAGGCGCAAATGGCTTCCAGGGTGGTGAAGCGGATGGCCTTGGCCTTGCCGGTTTTGAGGATGGACAGATTCTGGGCGGTGATGCCGACGGCCTCGGCCAGCTCCTTGGAGCTGACCTTGCGCCGGGCCAACATGACGTCGAGATTGACAATGATCGCCATAGCCGGCCTATACTGTCAAAGCCGCGTCTTCGTCCAGACGTCTGGCTTCGTCCATGACCCGGCCGATAACCAGAGCGAGGATCGCCAAAAAGACCAGTACCACTTCGGTACTCCCAACACCCAGGCTGATCATGTGGCGGCCCGGCGGATTGGCTGCCGTGACGGCCAGGGAGAAAAGCGGCGTAAACAGGATTGAACACACAGCCCAGGCCAAAAGCGCCCGGGCGACGCTGCGAAAGGCCAGCACGTTGGCCAGGGAAAAGATGCTGCCCTCTTTGTAAAGGGCGAAAAGCCGGCGTAGGCGCAAGAGCACGACCAGAAGCGCTGCGCCCGGGACCATGGCGGCGACAAAGCACAGCAGGCGCACCCACCCCGGCAACTCGGGCTGAACGGCCAGGGCCGCGGCCTGCCGGGTCATGTCGTCGGGCAGACTGTTGAAGAAGGCCCAGTACAGGGCGGTCAGCGGCACGACGGACAGGGCGGCGGCGAGGGAAGCGGTTTCAAGCAGCCAGCCCTGACGACGGATGTTGTCAAGATTATTCACGGTTTCCATGCAAAGCTCCGTCATTCGACGTTTCCACGCCTCGGTTTCGGGGGAAAGGCCGGCCGATGGTCCCCCGGGTTTCTGCAAGCGTCCAGACCCGAACTTGATAAACGAACTTTTATTATTGTTCAACAATAATTTTTAGCTGTTTATCAGATCCATTTATAAAAAATTCCATCGCTCGTGGAAAAAGCAAAAAATATCAGGCAGGGAGCCCGTAAGCGAGGTATCACCCTGGGCACGGAGGACACATGACCACGCAGACGCAAAAGGACTGGGAACGGCGGGTACTCGCCGCCATGCGGGTGATGGAGGCGGATCTGGACGGCGAGTTGTCGTTGGCCGCCATTGCCGCCGCAGCCAATTTCTCGCCCTATCACTTCCACCGCGTCTTTGCCGGCATCACCGGCGAAACCGTGGGCGCGTGCCTGCGCCGGCTGCGGCTGGAACGGGCGGCCCAGCGCTTGTGCTACGGCGACCAGCCCATTACCAATGTGGCCCTGGAAGCAGGATTTGACGCCCCCGAAGCCTTTGGCCGGGCCTTTCGCAGCGCCTATTCGATGACGCCCACGGCTTGGCGGCGCGCCTGCCGGGAACGCAAAGGTCCCCCTGTTATCGTACAACGCCCACCTATCGTCCAAGAGGAGTTCATGACCATGGAATTGACCGTGACGATCAAGAAATTGCCGCCTACCAAGGTGGCCTGCGTGCGCCACGTCGGACCCTATGACCAGTGCGAAGCGGCCTGGGCAACGTTGTGTGCCCTGGCCGGACCGCTCGGATTGTTCGGCCCGACGACCCAATTCATCGGCATCGGCCACGACTGCCCGCAAATCACGCCGCCGGAGAAAATCCGCTACGACGCCTGCCTGACCGTGCCCGAGAGTTTTGCCGGCACGCCGGACCT
The nucleotide sequence above comes from Desulfovibrio sp. TomC. Encoded proteins:
- a CDS encoding helix-turn-helix domain-containing protein, which codes for MAIIVNLDVMLARRKVSSKELAEAVGITAQNLSILKTGKAKAIRFTTLEAICAFLACQPGDILEYRPDGDSPATQGD
- a CDS encoding NAD(P)H-dependent oxidoreductase, encoding MAISVILAHPDPGSFNHALARAACDALAGLGCTVCFHDLYGEGFDPRLPAAELGRNARLDPVLARHCDEAAAAHGFVIVHPNWWGMPPAVLTGWVDRVLRPGVAYEFIDGDGGEGVPRGLLAAKAAVILNTSNTAAERETRVFGDPLERIWKDCIFDLCGVSDVRRRMFETMVTSTPALRQDWLNEAAALVAQTFGPAA
- a CDS encoding DUF2975 domain-containing protein, which translates into the protein METVNNLDNIRRQGWLLETASLAAALSVVPLTALYWAFFNSLPDDMTRQAAALAVQPELPGWVRLLCFVAAMVPGAALLVVLLRLRRLFALYKEGSIFSLANVLAFRSVARALLAWAVCSILFTPLFSLAVTAANPPGRHMISLGVGSTEVVLVFLAILALVIGRVMDEARRLDEDAALTV
- a CDS encoding AraC family transcriptional regulator, encoding MTTQTQKDWERRVLAAMRVMEADLDGELSLAAIAAAANFSPYHFHRVFAGITGETVGACLRRLRLERAAQRLCYGDQPITNVALEAGFDAPEAFGRAFRSAYSMTPTAWRRACRERKGPPVIVQRPPIVQEEFMTMELTVTIKKLPPTKVACVRHVGPYDQCEAAWATLCALAGPLGLFGPTTQFIGIGHDCPQITPPEKIRYDACLTVPESFAGTPDLPVAVTGDREYASAVVKGPYTKLAPAYAWLAGVWGPQSGRKFTAEPSLEIYLNDPKTTPPEEYLTEILLALAPVS